A genomic stretch from Arachis stenosperma cultivar V10309 chromosome 3, arast.V10309.gnm1.PFL2, whole genome shotgun sequence includes:
- the LOC130968801 gene encoding UDP-glycosyltransferase TURAN isoform X2: protein MALLEVDIVAYGGSEPHGALLANPSIHLYIMKQWPTARQSLPRILILLLKPLVQFFTLLWFLCIKVPSPDIFIVQNPPSVPTLVAVKWASWLRNSSFVVDWHNFGYTLLGLSLGRNSHFVSLYKWFEKHYGKMADASLCVTRAMQHELAQNWGINATVLYDQPPDFFHPASLEERHRLFCRLNKELCQPLGFRDCVSNGTSLIGSNGQNETLFTNEVGPDIYLKRNRPALVVSSTSWTPDEDFGILLEAAVMYDRRVAAILGEDDSLDEDVVWKEISDGKQCLYPRLLFIITGKGPEKEKYEAKIKRLKLKRVAFRTMWLSAEDYPLLLGSADLGVCLHTSSSGLDLPMKVVDMFGCGLPVCAVSYSCIKELVRVDKNGILFSSSSELADELVMLFKGFPDECDALKILKNGALETSSSTRWATEWEEHAKPLINKVISRF from the exons ATG GCTTTGTTGGAGGTGGATATTGTTGCATATGGAG GTTCAGAGCCACATGGTGCACTTCTTGCTAATCCATCTATCCATCTTTACATAATG AAGCAGTGGCCAACGGCCCGCCAAAGTTTACCAAGGATACTTATACTTTTATTGAAGCCATTGGTTCAATTTTTCACGCTTCTTTGGTTCCTTTGTATAAAAGTACCTTCTCCTGATATTTTTATTGTCCAG AATCCTCCTTCAGTTCCGACACTAGTGGCAGTAAAATGGGCTAGTTGGTTGAGGAATTCATCTTTTGTCGTAGATTGGCATAATTTTGGATACACACTACTTGGTCTGTCCCTTGGAAGAAATAGTCATTTTGTTTCTTTATATAAATG GTTTGAAAAGCATTATGGGAAAATGGCAGATGCTTCTCTGTGTGTAACAAGAGCAATGCAGCATGAATTGGCTCAAAATTGGGGAATTAA TGCTACAGTATTGTATGATCAGCCACCTGACTTCTTTCATCCTGCTTCACTAGAGGAGAGGCATAGG TTGTTTTGTAGATTAAATAAGGAACTCTGTCAGCCTCTTGGTTTTAGAGATTGTGTTAGCAATG GAACTTCTTTGATTGGAAGCAATGGCCAAAATGAGACCTTGTTTACAAATGAGGTTGGTCCAGACATATATTTGAAGCGTAACCGTCCAGCACTTGTTGTAAGCAGCACGAGCTG GACTCCTGATGAAGATTTTGGAATTCTTTTGGAAGCTGCTGTGATGTATGACAGACGTGTTGCTGCTATATTAGGTGAAGACGATTCGCTAGATGAGGATGTCGTCTGGAAAGAAATATCTGATGGAAAACAATGTTTATATCCCAGATTGTTATTTATCATTACTG GTAAAGGTCCTGAAAAAGAAAAGTACGAAGCAAAAATAAAGAGATTAAAACTTAAACGTGTGGCATTTCGTACCATGTGGCTCTCTGCTGAAGATTACCCATTGTTGCTAG GGTCGGCTGACCTTGGAGTTTGTCTGCATACTTCATCATCAGGATTAGACCTTCCCATGAAG GTTGTCGATATGTTTGGCTGCGGACTGCCTGTTTGTGCTGTTTCGTACTCTTG TATTAAAGAATTGGTTAGAGTTGACAAAAATGGTAttctcttctcttcatcttcagAGCTGGCTGATGAACTTGTG ATGCTTTTCAAGGGATttcctgatgaatgtgatgctctGAAGATTCTCAAAAATGGTGCACTAGAAACCAGTTCTTCGACAAGGTGGGCTACAGAATGGGAAGAACATGCAAAGCCACTAATAAACAAG GTTATATCaagattttga
- the LOC130968801 gene encoding UDP-glycosyltransferase TURAN isoform X1: MAGRSKEKEGGRRGRACVVVLGDIGRSPRMQYHALSLANQALLEVDIVAYGGSEPHGALLANPSIHLYIMKQWPTARQSLPRILILLLKPLVQFFTLLWFLCIKVPSPDIFIVQNPPSVPTLVAVKWASWLRNSSFVVDWHNFGYTLLGLSLGRNSHFVSLYKWFEKHYGKMADASLCVTRAMQHELAQNWGINATVLYDQPPDFFHPASLEERHRLFCRLNKELCQPLGFRDCVSNGTSLIGSNGQNETLFTNEVGPDIYLKRNRPALVVSSTSWTPDEDFGILLEAAVMYDRRVAAILGEDDSLDEDVVWKEISDGKQCLYPRLLFIITGKGPEKEKYEAKIKRLKLKRVAFRTMWLSAEDYPLLLGSADLGVCLHTSSSGLDLPMKVVDMFGCGLPVCAVSYSCIKELVRVDKNGILFSSSSELADELVMLFKGFPDECDALKILKNGALETSSSTRWATEWEEHAKPLINKVISRF; this comes from the exons ATGGCAG GGAGAAGCAAAGAGAAAGAAGGCGGAAGAAGAGGGAGGGCATGTGTGGTGGTTTTAGGTGACATTGGACGCAGCCCAAGAATGCAATACCATGCTCTTTCGCTCGCCAATCAA GCTTTGTTGGAGGTGGATATTGTTGCATATGGAG GTTCAGAGCCACATGGTGCACTTCTTGCTAATCCATCTATCCATCTTTACATAATG AAGCAGTGGCCAACGGCCCGCCAAAGTTTACCAAGGATACTTATACTTTTATTGAAGCCATTGGTTCAATTTTTCACGCTTCTTTGGTTCCTTTGTATAAAAGTACCTTCTCCTGATATTTTTATTGTCCAG AATCCTCCTTCAGTTCCGACACTAGTGGCAGTAAAATGGGCTAGTTGGTTGAGGAATTCATCTTTTGTCGTAGATTGGCATAATTTTGGATACACACTACTTGGTCTGTCCCTTGGAAGAAATAGTCATTTTGTTTCTTTATATAAATG GTTTGAAAAGCATTATGGGAAAATGGCAGATGCTTCTCTGTGTGTAACAAGAGCAATGCAGCATGAATTGGCTCAAAATTGGGGAATTAA TGCTACAGTATTGTATGATCAGCCACCTGACTTCTTTCATCCTGCTTCACTAGAGGAGAGGCATAGG TTGTTTTGTAGATTAAATAAGGAACTCTGTCAGCCTCTTGGTTTTAGAGATTGTGTTAGCAATG GAACTTCTTTGATTGGAAGCAATGGCCAAAATGAGACCTTGTTTACAAATGAGGTTGGTCCAGACATATATTTGAAGCGTAACCGTCCAGCACTTGTTGTAAGCAGCACGAGCTG GACTCCTGATGAAGATTTTGGAATTCTTTTGGAAGCTGCTGTGATGTATGACAGACGTGTTGCTGCTATATTAGGTGAAGACGATTCGCTAGATGAGGATGTCGTCTGGAAAGAAATATCTGATGGAAAACAATGTTTATATCCCAGATTGTTATTTATCATTACTG GTAAAGGTCCTGAAAAAGAAAAGTACGAAGCAAAAATAAAGAGATTAAAACTTAAACGTGTGGCATTTCGTACCATGTGGCTCTCTGCTGAAGATTACCCATTGTTGCTAG GGTCGGCTGACCTTGGAGTTTGTCTGCATACTTCATCATCAGGATTAGACCTTCCCATGAAG GTTGTCGATATGTTTGGCTGCGGACTGCCTGTTTGTGCTGTTTCGTACTCTTG TATTAAAGAATTGGTTAGAGTTGACAAAAATGGTAttctcttctcttcatcttcagAGCTGGCTGATGAACTTGTG ATGCTTTTCAAGGGATttcctgatgaatgtgatgctctGAAGATTCTCAAAAATGGTGCACTAGAAACCAGTTCTTCGACAAGGTGGGCTACAGAATGGGAAGAACATGCAAAGCCACTAATAAACAAG GTTATATCaagattttga
- the LOC130966254 gene encoding putative cyclin-D6-1, with product MEFDLENPLHNSHALPQWDAVASLFHIESQHTPSHTYFHSLKASNFNISVRRELISLISKFSCSLDPLVSYLSINYLDRFLSNHGILKQKAWALRLLAISCISLASKMIKPGYSAIDTQALLINDGGIIFETQTMQRMEGLILGALEWRMRSITPFSFLTFFITLICVKDPMEQVLKKRVAEIIFKSQGEIKLLEFKPSIMAASALLCASHELFPFQYQSFSAAISNCLYVNKENMVKCYNVIQEVVGMEMEEEECVINEVSSSGTPVNVLDLDHKFSLSSESEKTNNNGGMAIVVDDDDDEEALQEKKDFIINKRRKMNNNNNNQTVHVSRIAQC from the exons ATGGAGTTTGACCTTGAAAATCCTCTACACAACTCTCATGCTCTTCCTCAATGGGATGCTGTTGCTTCACTATTCCACATTGAATCTCAACACACTCCATCTCACACTTACTTTCACTCTCTCAAAGCTTCAAACTTTAACATCTCTGTTAGAAGGGAACTCATTTCTCTAATCTCCAAG ttttCTTGCAGTTTGGATCCACTTGTCTCTTACCTTTCTATCAACTATCTAGACCGGTTCTTGTCCAACCATGGGATACTG AAACAAAAGGCATGGGCCCTTAGGCTGCTTGCAATTTCTTGCATATCTTTAGCATCCAAGATGATAAAGCCAGGGTACTCTGCCATTGATACTCAG GCCCTTCTCATCAATGATGGTGGCATCATTTTTGAGACACAAACAATGCAAAGAATGGAAGGACTCATCTTGGGAGCATTGGAATGGAGAATGCGGTCCATTACCCCTTTCTCCTTCTTAACTTTCTTCATTACTTTAATATGTGTCAAAGACCCAATGGAACAGGTTCTCAAGAAAAGAGTGGCTGAAATTATATTCAAGTCACAAGGAG AGATAAAGCTTTTGGAATTCAAGCCATCTATAATGGCCGCATCAGCACTTCTTTGTGCTTCTCATGAactctttccttttcaataCCAAAGCTTCTCAGCAGCAATATCCAATTGTTTATATGTAAATAAA GAAAACATGGTGAAATGCTATAATGTGATACAAGAAGTGGTAGGAATGGAGATGGAAGAAGAGGAGTGTGTGATCAATGAAGTTTCAAGTTCAGGAACACCAGTGAATGTGTTAGACTTGGACCATAAGTTTTCACTAAGCTCAGAAAGTGAGAAAACCAATAATAATGGAGGAATGGCCATAGTagtagatgatgatgatgatgaagaagccTTGCAAGAGAAGAAGGATTTCATCATCAACAAGAGAAGGAAGAtgaataataacaacaacaatcaaacgGTCCATGTTTCTCGGATTGCACAATgctga